The Fontisubflavum oceani genomic interval ATCCGCCAGCGCCGTCAGAAGCGCTGCGCGCCGTTTCAACTGCCGAAGCCCGCTGGCCAGTCGGGTGCCGTCCAATTCTGCGGTGGCGGCCAGAATGCCGACTTGCGCCGTCTCCGGCGCGGTCGTTAATGCTTCGGCGAGCCAATCCGTCTCTTGTGTCATCAGCCGGGCCAGATACGGGCTGCAGCCCGCCGTGCCCGATATCAACGGGCGCAATTCCGGCGATAGGTCAGGAAACAGCGCCAGCGCCTCGCGGCCGCGCTCAGGATCAAAAGCAATCGGATGACGCGTGATGCGCGCGGCGAATGTCATGGGGTCTGATCAGCCTCATCTAGGGGGGTGTCCTGGCTGAAGATATTGATCCAGCCTTGGGCCCGGCGCTGCCAGATGGAGCTGACAAACATCACCTCTTCCGAGCCGCCCGGACGACGATAGGCCGCGCGATAGGAATAAAGCCCGCAATCAGGCCCAAGCTGGCGAAAATGCGGATCGGAGAGGGTGTACTCGGCAACGGTTGGCCCCTCCGACAATTGGCTGGAATGCTCGGCGTGCCCGGCAAAGCCGCTTGGATACACACCAGAAAATCCGCGCTCAACAGCGCCGCATCGGCCGCCGCGTCTCCGGCCTTCAAGGCCTCCCAAACCGCGCGCTCCGCCGCTTCAATCTCCTGTTCCATGGCGCTCGCTATCCCACACTTGTCGTTCCCCCCGATCCTTGCAATGGTCGCGCCTCAGGAACAAGGGGCAAGCCGATGAGCAAGAGTTTGAAACGCGTGGAACGCGCATTGGCCGAGGCTGGCGTGGAGACCGCCGTTCTGGAGATGCCCTCCACAACCCGGACAGCGGCTCAGGCCGCCGAGACGGCGGGCTGTGCGCTGGATCAGATCGCGAAATCGATCATTTTCAAAGCCGAGACCAGCGGCGAAGCCGTGCTCTTTATCACCGCTGGCGGCAACCAGGTCGACGCAGACAAAGCCAGCGCCCTGGCCGGGGAACCTCTGGGCAAGGCCGATGCCGACCTGATCCGCGCGCAAACCGGCTTTGCCATTGGCGGCGTTGCGCCCATCGGCCATCTCACGCCCATCCGCGCCTGGTTCGATCCGCGCCTCTCAGAGTTCGAGATCGTTTATGCAGCAGCGGGCACGCCACGGCATATCTTTCCCATCGCGCCGGATGTCCTGATCGGGCTGAGCGGGGCCAGACCGGCCAGCTTCACCGCCTGACACCCGGAAAACAGGGTTTTCCGCCCGGAATTTTCGAAAATTCCGGGCGCGTTCAGATCGCGCGCAGCACGGACGCCGCCGCCCTGAGCCCCGGCGCATCCCCGCCACGCCCCAACCGGTCCATCGCCAAATCAGCCGCATCAAGCTGCGCCTGTCGCGCGGCGCCATCCTCCAGAAGCTGCAATAAGGCATCGGAGATCGGCCCGGGCCGACAGTTCTCCGCCAAGAACTCCGGCACCGCATGCGTGTCCGAGACCAGATTGACCAAGGTCACCGTATCGATCCGCAGCATCATGCGGATCACCTGTTTCGACAGCCAACTCATATCGTAAGCGATCACCATCGGCGTGGCCGCTGCCGCCAGCTCCAAACTGACGGTACCAGACGCCGCAAGCGCCAGATCGGCCGCTGCGAATGCCGCCCGCTTCTCGACCGCGGCATCCGCCGCCGACCTCTCCCGCGGGTCCAAGATCACGGGCGAAACCGGCCAGCTTGCGGTCAGTTCCGCCACATCATCGGCCACCGCCGCCAGCGTCGGCAGCACAACACGCAGATCCGGATACGCCGCCAAAACCGGGCGCAGCGCCTCGCCGAAAATCGGCGAAAGCCGGGCAACCTCACCTCGGCGCGATCCGGGCAAAACCAACAGAACCGGCGCGTCGGCACCAATCCCGTGCCGGGATCGGAACGCCTGCGCCTCCTCAGCGCTTGCAACGGGCTCGGTCGCGACCGGATGGCCGACGAAATCGCAGGTCATACCGGCGGCCTCCATCAAAGGCGGCTCAAACGGGAATAACGCCAGCACATGATCGATCGACCGCGCCATTTTCCTGGCCCGCCCGGCGCGCCAGGCCCAGACCGTTGGCGCCACATAATGGATCGTGCGTAGATCGCGCGCCCGGGCCTTGACCTTCGCCGCGACGCGGAGCGAAAACTCAGGGATGTCGATGGTGATCAGCGCATCGGGCCGTGTCGCCACGATCTCATCGGCGGTTTCCGACACCCGCCGCAACAGCGACCGCAGGCGCGGCAGGATCTCGGCCAGACCGATGACGCTTAGCTCCTCCATCGGAAACAGCGTCTGCAACCCCTCCGCCTGCATCAAGGGCCCGCCAATGCCGTGAAACTCCAGATCCGGTTCCATGGCTCTCAGCCCGGCCATCAATGCCGCCCCCAAACGATCGCCCGAAGGTTCGCCCGCGATCAGAAACAAGCGCCGGGTCACGGGGCCGCCCAAATCGCGACGCCCTTGGCCTCCGCCTCGGCCAGAACCGTGCCACGATCCAGAAGCAGCACGCCGCCTGCGGCGATCTCGATCCCGGAGAGACCGGCCTTCGCCGCAAGACGGACCGTATCGGCCCCAATCGCCGGCATATCGACCCGCAGATCCTGCCCCGGTTTCGGGCGTTTGACGAAAACCCCGCCCGATCCGGGCCGGGTCTGCGCCACGAAGTCCAGCATCGCATCGGTCCCCTGCAAGGTTTCGATCCCCAAAACTTGCCCCGAGGCCGCAACCGCGCCCTGCCCCACATCAAGCGGCCCAAGCGCGTCTAGAACGGCACGGGCCCGCGTAGCGTCTGTCTGGTGCTCACTGGTCGGAATGCCGGCGAGCACCCCCTCTTCCGCCACCAGATCAGGGCGCAGCTCATGGGCCGCGCGGACCGCAAAGCCTTCATCTTCCAGAAGCTCGATAACACTGCGCAGGAGGCCATCATCCCCCTGCTCAATCGCCGCCATAAGACGCGGCAGCAGTGCGATGGTCGTCTCATCCAAAGCCGAGGGGTCAAATTGCGGGCGGGTCATCGCGCCTGCCAAACACAACTCGTCGACACCTTGCGCTCGCAATGCCTCGAACAATCCGCCAAGCTGCTCGAACCTGGCCGGGATCACCGGCGCGTCTCTGACCTGCATCTCAACGCCTTGAAACGCCACCACACACGCCGGCCCCGCCTCCAACAACAACTGTGGCAGAGCACCAGAGCCAGCGATG includes:
- the lpxB gene encoding lipid-A-disaccharide synthase, producing MAGLRAMEPDLEFHGIGGPLMQAEGLQTLFPMEELSVIGLAEILPRLRSLLRRVSETADEIVATRPDALITIDIPEFSLRVAAKVKARARDLRTIHYVAPTVWAWRAGRARKMARSIDHVLALFPFEPPLMEAAGMTCDFVGHPVATEPVASAEEAQAFRSRHGIGADAPVLLVLPGSRRGEVARLSPIFGEALRPVLAAYPDLRVVLPTLAAVADDVAELTASWPVSPVILDPRERSAADAAVEKRAAFAAADLALAASGTVSLELAAAATPMVIAYDMSWLSKQVIRMMLRIDTVTLVNLVSDTHAVPEFLAENCRPGPISDALLQLLEDGAARQAQLDAADLAMDRLGRGGDAPGLRAAASVLRAI
- a CDS encoding LpxI family protein — protein: MARAIIAGSGALPQLLLEAGPACVVAFQGVEMQVRDAPVIPARFEQLGGLFEALRAQGVDELCLAGAMTRPQFDPSALDETTIALLPRLMAAIEQGDDGLLRSVIELLEDEGFAVRAAHELRPDLVAEEGVLAGIPTSEHQTDATRARAVLDALGPLDVGQGAVAASGQVLGIETLQGTDAMLDFVAQTRPGSGGVFVKRPKPGQDLRVDMPAIGADTVRLAAKAGLSGIEIAAGGVLLLDRGTVLAEAEAKGVAIWAAP
- a CDS encoding YbaK/EbsC family protein; the encoded protein is MSKSLKRVERALAEAGVETAVLEMPSTTRTAAQAAETAGCALDQIAKSIIFKAETSGEAVLFITAGGNQVDADKASALAGEPLGKADADLIRAQTGFAIGGVAPIGHLTPIRAWFDPRLSEFEIVYAAAGTPRHIFPIAPDVLIGLSGARPASFTA